The Flavobacteriales bacterium genome contains the following window.
AGACCTGGTCCTCGCCGACGGTACCGTTGTGCGGAACGCCGAATTGACCGTCCCGCACGGGAAGCCGCGCACCTATGCCTACTGCAGCGACACAGCCTACCGTCCCGCATTGGTGGAAGCGTTGCGCGGTGTGGACCTGCTCTACCACGAAGCGACGTTCACGGAGCATCTCGCTGGTCGGGCGAAGGAGACCATGCACAGCACCGCAGCCCAAGCCGCAACGCTGGCCCGTGACGCAGCGGTGGGGGAGCTGCTGCTCGGTCACTTCAGCTCGCGCTACAAGTCGGTGGAGCCGCTGTTGAAGGAAGCATTGGCCATCTTCCCGAACACCACGGCCAGCGTGGAAGGCGGCTGCTATCCGATAGGGCCACCAACAGGTGTTGGAAAGAAGGAGGGCCGCTGAGCCCATCGGCGCCTAGCTTCGCCCCTGTTAAGAACGATTCCAAATAGGATATGATCGTACGAACGTTGTTGGCGGATAGTGGGGAGTTGGCATTGCTAGGCTTGAAAACCGTCTTCGCCAACATCCCGCGCGTGGACTTGTTGGGGGATGTGCGATCGGAAGCAGAGATGCTCACCGCCGTGGAACGCGACCGGCCCCATGTGGTGCTCATCGACCACACGGCCCAAGGCTTCCGGGCGGACAGTATCCGCGAGGGACTGAAGCGGAACAAACGCACGCGCTTCGTATCGATCACGCCCGACCCGTCGGCCGTGACGCTTGCCAACGCTTTGCGCGCGGGCGTTACCAGCTACATCAAGAAGGACTGCGGAATCGAGGAGATCATCGACGCCGTGCTGCAGACCGCCGACGGCAGCAAGTTCTTCTGCGGCGAGATCGTGAAGACGATGGAGCGCGAGGGTCTTCGGATCGAGCGCATGGACGGTGCGGATCTTTCCTGCGGACCGGTGACGCTGAGTGAGCGCGAGGTGGAGATCATCCTGCTCATCGCCGAAGGCCAGAGCTACACGCGCATCGCTGATAAGCTCGGGTTGAGCCCCAATACGGTGAACACGCACCGGCGCAACATCATGGTGAAGCTCGGTGTGAACAGCACGGCCGGTGTGGTGATGTTCGCAGTGAAGGAAGGGATCGTGAGCCCGAACAAGTACCTCTTCAATACGCGCGGTTGAGGCGGCTATTTTGGCCCCATGCCCAAGCCCATTGAGCTCATCGGCGATGTCGGTGGCAGTTCTTCGCGTTGGGCGTTGCTCTTGGATGACGGCAGCGTGCGTCGTTACGGTACGGACCGGGATCGCCTGGTCGGTTTCAACCCGGCCGTAGGGCCATCGACAGCCTTCGAAAAGGAAGTGGGGCATATCCTTCGGCAGGCGTTCGCTGATGCGGGAAAGCCGAAGCGGGTCGTTGTGTACGGCGCGGGCTGCGGAAGTCCGGAGCGTGCCGGGCGCATGAAAGCGGTCGTCTCGCGGATGCTGGGCACGCGCAAGGTGTACGTCGAGACCGATCTGATGGGGGCGGCGCGCAGCACATTGGGCAGCAAGTCAGGACTGGTGCTCATCCTGGGAACCGGCATGAACGCTGGTTGGTTCCATCACGGCCGCTTGCACACGCCGATGCCATCGTTGGGTTGGATGATCGGAGATGAAGGCAGCGGCGCTGATATCGGTAAGCACCTGCTCCACGACGCCATGCACGGGCTCGTGCCGAGGGAGTTGATACGTCGGCTTTTCGGAAGCACGCGCATCGACCGGTCCAGGATGACCGCGATGCTCAACGCGGAACGTCCGAACGCGGAGCTGGCCGGCTTGGCGTGGCGGTTGGGCCAGTGCGACAGGACGACCTACACCAACGATCTGCTGGCCGCGCGCTTCTCAGCGATGTCCGGCTTGCTCGGCAAGTACTTCGCCCAGCGGAAGGCGCACGACGTCCATGCCGTTGGAGGCATTGCACGTGCGTTCCGCAAGGACTTGGAGCGTGCGCTGAAGGTCCAGGGTTTCCACTTGGCAGGTGCGGATGCCGACCCGATGGATGGTCTCATCGCATGGCACCGGAATGGTCTTCCACGGCGGTAGTCGCCAATGGAGCGGAGCCCTCGATAAGGTCTTTGAATCGCTGGAACGCTTGCTGGTTGGCCGGGTTCCGGATGGCGCGCAGCACATGGCGCTTTTCCACTGCGGTCAGGTGCCAGCTCATGCTGATCTCTTCGGTCTCCGGTTTTTCGATCTCCAGGTCCACGATGTCAATGGGGAACGGAGCCCAACTGCT
Protein-coding sequences here:
- a CDS encoding response regulator transcription factor, with amino-acid sequence MIVRTLLADSGELALLGLKTVFANIPRVDLLGDVRSEAEMLTAVERDRPHVVLIDHTAQGFRADSIREGLKRNKRTRFVSITPDPSAVTLANALRAGVTSYIKKDCGIEEIIDAVLQTADGSKFFCGEIVKTMEREGLRIERMDGADLSCGPVTLSEREVEIILLIAEGQSYTRIADKLGLSPNTVNTHRRNIMVKLGVNSTAGVVMFAVKEGIVSPNKYLFNTRG